A portion of the Parasteatoda tepidariorum isolate YZ-2023 chromosome 5, CAS_Ptep_4.0, whole genome shotgun sequence genome contains these proteins:
- the LOC107439122 gene encoding protein lin-7 homolog C, with protein MASVAEPLTLERDVKRAIELLEKLQKSGELPNQKLAALQKVLQSDFCTAVREVYEHVYETVDISGSPDIRASATAKATVAAFAASEGHAHPRVVELPKTDEGLGFNVMGGREQNSPIYISRIIPGGVADRHGGLKRGDQLLSVNGVSVEGENHEKAVELLKAAQGTVKLVVRYTPKVLEEMELRFDKQRALRRRQNH; from the coding sequence atGGCTTCTGTAGCCGAACCATTAACCCTCGAGAGAGATGTTAAACGAGCGATTGAACTTTTGGAAAAACTTCAGAAGAGTGGTGAATTACCGAATCAAAAATTAGCAGCTCTGCAAAAAGTTCTACAAAGTGATTTCTGCACTGCAGTAAGGGAAGTATATGAACATGTCTATGAAACCGTTGATATATCTGGGAGTCCAGATATTCGAGCCAGTGCTACTGCAAAAGCTACTGTTGCCGCTTTTGCAGCAAGCGAGGGCCACGCCCATCCTAGAGTTGTTGAATTACCGAAAACAGATGAAGGTCTTGGATTTAATGTAATGGGAGGAAGAGAGCAAAATTCTCCTATATACATATCAAGAATTATTCCCGGTGGGGTTGCCGATCGACATGGGGGTTTAAAAAGAGGTGACCAGTTACTGTCTGTTAATGGGGTAAGCGTCGAAGGCGAAAATCATGAAAAAGCTGTTGAATTGTTAAAAGCTGCTCAAGGAACAGTTAAACTTGTTGTCCGTTACACTCCAAAAGTATTAGAAGAAATGGAGCTTAGGTTTGATAAACAGAGAGCACTACGCCGAAGGCAAAATCATTAA